Proteins encoded together in one Orcinus orca chromosome 13, mOrcOrc1.1, whole genome shotgun sequence window:
- the SLC4A1AP gene encoding kanadaptin isoform X1, with translation MMAAGPSQSEQLASQELNGDFKKPGLPLPPAVRGKAPATNPSNPEEVKKEGPTALPDSDSAEPEDPPALLDSGETRGPAEEQPRPSTAAPSPGGPARAPPYREPPWGGPATAPYSLETLKGGTILGTRSLKGMSCCLFGRLASCDVCLEHPSVSRYHAVLQHRVSGPEAECDGHGPGFYLYDLGSTHGTFLNKTRIPPRTYCRVHVGHVLRFGGSTRLFVFQGPEEDREAESELTVTQLKELRKQQQMMLEKKMLGEDSDEEEETDTAERKRNTSSQDDEMGCTWGMGEDAVEDEAEENPIVLEFQQEREAFYIKDPKKALQGFFDREGEELEYEFDEQGHSTWLCRVRLPVDDSTGKQLVAEAIHSGKKKEAMIQCSLEACRILDTLGLLRQEAVSRKRKAKNWEDEDFYDSDDDTFLDRTGLVEKKRLNRMKKAGKIDEKPETFESLVAKLNDAEKELSEISERLKASGTALSESPSQDSLDAFMSEMKSGSALDGVSRKKLHLRTFELRKEQQRLKGLIKIVKPAEIPELKKTESQATDGENKAKKLTLPLFGAMKGGSKFKLKTGTIGKLPPKRPELPPTLMRMKDEPEVEEEEEEEEEEEQEEKEKEEHEKKKMEAGSSRLQQEIEPEGAVQETGPPTDFTCSKETKNHENMSQLSQVEQDKGYQEISETAASCEEPSASKNEYEKRRDELKKKKAPGLGKLPLTLSSNYPEDDPDYCVWVPPEGQSGDGRTHLNDKYGY, from the exons ATGATGGCTGCTGGTCCGTCTCAGTCCGAGCAGCTGGCTTCGCAGGAGCTCAATGGCGACTTCAAGAAGCCAGGCTTGCCCTTGCCCCCGGCGGTGCGGGGCAAAGCCCCGGCCACCAATCCTTCAAACCCTGAGGAGGTAAAGAAGGAAGGGCCCACAGCGCTGCCGGACTCCGATTCCGCGGAGCCTGAAGACCCGCCAGCCCTGCTGGACAGCGGGGAGACTAGGGGTCCAGCGGAGGAGCAGCCACGGCCCTCCACAGCGGCTCCTTCCCCTGGCGGCCCGGCCCGGGCTCCTCCTTACCGAGAGCCTCCGTGGGGCGGCCCCGCCACGGCCCCCTACAGCCTAGAAACACTGAAGGGCGGCACCATCCTTGGCACTCGGAGTTTGAAAGGGATGAGTTGCTGTCTTTTCGGGAGGCTCGCTAGCTGCGACGTGTGCCTGGAGCATCCTTCGGTGTCTCGCTACCACGCTGTGCTGCAGCACAGGGTGTCCGGTCCCGAGGCAGAATGCGACGGCCACGGGCCTGGCTTCTACCTCTACGATTTGGGAAGCACCCATGGCACTTTTCTTAACAAAACCCGCATCCCCCCCCGCACCTATTGTCGGGTCCACGTCGGGCATGTTCTTCGCTTTGGAGGCAGCACCCGGCTCTTTGTTTTTCAG GGACCAGAGGAAGACCGAGAGGCAGAATCTGAGTTGACAGTAACGCAATTGAAGGAATTGCGCAAGCAgcaacaaatgatgttggaaaagAAGATGCTGGGAGAAGACTCAGATGAAGAAGAGGAAACGGATACagctgaaagaaagagaaatactagTAGTCAAGATGATGAAATGGGCTGCACCTGGGGAATGG GAGAAGATGCTGTAGAGGATGAGGCTGAAGAGAACCCCATTGTCTTAGAGTTTCAGCAGGAAAGAGAGGCCTTTTATATAAAGGATCCAAAAAAGGCTCTCCAAGGTTTTTTTGACCGAGAAG GAGAAGAATTAGAATATGAATTTGATGAACAGGGTCATAGCACTTGGCTTTGCAGGGTGAG ATTACCTGTGGATGATTCAACTGGAAAACAGCTAGTGGCTGAGGCTATtcactcaggaaagaaaaaagaggcaatGATCCAGTGCTCACTGGAAGCTTGTCGAATCCTTGATACTTTGGGATTGCTGCGTCAGGAGGCAG TATCTCGGAAAAGGAAAGCCAAGAACTGGGAAGATGAAGACTTTTATGATAGTGATGATGACACGTTTCTTGATCGGACTGGCCTGGTTGAAAAGAAGCGTCTGAACCGAATGAAGAAGGCTGGGAAGATTGATGAGAAGCCAGAGACCTTCGAATCATTG GTTGCAAAGTTAAATGATGCTGAAAAGGAACTCTCTGAAATTTCTGAGAGACTGAAAGCCTCCGGCACAG CTCTGTCAGAGTCACCATCTCAGGACTCTTTAGATGCGTTCATGTCAGAAATGAAATCAGGGAGTGCATTAGATGGTGTGTCCCGGAAGAAACTTCACCTGAGAACTTTTGAACTGAGAAAAGAACAGCAGAGACTTAAAGGGTTGATAAAAATTGTAAAGCCAGCAGAGATCCCAGAACTAAAAAA AACTGAAAGTCAGGCtacagatggagaaaacaaaGCTAAAAAGCTTACACTGCCTCTCTTTGGTGCCATGAAAGGAGGAagcaaattcaaattaaaaactgGAACAATAGGG AAGTTACCCCCCAAGCGTCCAGAACTCCCTCCAACTCTAATGAGAATGAAGGATGAGCCTGAagtagaagaggaggaggaggaggaggaggaggaagagcaggaggagaaagaaaaggaggagcatgaaaagaagaaaatggaggcgGGGAGCAGTAGGCTGCAGCAGGAGATAGAGCCAGAAGGAGCAGTGCAGGAAACAGGTCCTCCCACAGATTTCACATgttctaaagaaacaaaaaatcatg AAAACATGTCTCAACTCAGCCAAGTGGAACAGGATAAAGGTTACCAAGAGATTAGTGAGACAGCTGCATCGTGTGAGGAACCCTCAG CATCAAAGAATGAATATGAGAAAAGAAGAGAtgaattgaagaaaaagaaagctcctGGTCTAGGCAAA CTTCCACTGACACTTTCCTCCAACTATCCAGAAGATGATCCAGATTACTGTGTGTGGGTCCCACCTGAAG
- the SLC4A1AP gene encoding kanadaptin isoform X2: protein MMAAGPSQSEQLASQELNGDFKKPGLPLPPAVRGKAPATNPSNPEEVKKEGPTALPDSDSAEPEDPPALLDSGETRGPAEEQPRPSTAAPSPGGPARAPPYREPPWGGPATAPYSLETLKGGTILGTRSLKGMSCCLFGRLASCDVCLEHPSVSRYHAVLQHRVSGPEAECDGHGPGFYLYDLGSTHGTFLNKTRIPPRTYCRVHVGHVLRFGGSTRLFVFQGPEEDREAESELTVTQLKELRKQQQMMLEKKMLGEDSDEEEETDTAERKRNTSSQDDEMGCTWGMGEDAVEDEAEENPIVLEFQQEREAFYIKDPKKALQGFFDREGEELEYEFDEQGHSTWLCRVRLPVDDSTGKQLVAEAIHSGKKKEAMIQCSLEACRILDTLGLLRQEAVSRKRKAKNWEDEDFYDSDDDTFLDRTGLVEKKRLNRMKKAGKIDEKPETFESLVAKLNDAEKELSEISERLKASGTALSESPSQDSLDAFMSEMKSGSALDGVSRKKLHLRTFELRKEQQRLKGLIKIVKPAEIPELKKTESQATDGENKAKKLTLPLFGAMKGGSKFKLKTGTIGKLPPKRPELPPTLMRMKDEPEVEEEEEEEEEEEQEEKEKEEHEKKKMEAGSSRLQQEIEPEGAVQETGPPTDFTCSKETKNHENMSQLSQVEQDKGYQEISETAASCEEPSASKNEYEKRRDELKKKKAPGLGKLPLTLSSNYPEDDPDYCVWVPPEDQQGRTC, encoded by the exons ATGATGGCTGCTGGTCCGTCTCAGTCCGAGCAGCTGGCTTCGCAGGAGCTCAATGGCGACTTCAAGAAGCCAGGCTTGCCCTTGCCCCCGGCGGTGCGGGGCAAAGCCCCGGCCACCAATCCTTCAAACCCTGAGGAGGTAAAGAAGGAAGGGCCCACAGCGCTGCCGGACTCCGATTCCGCGGAGCCTGAAGACCCGCCAGCCCTGCTGGACAGCGGGGAGACTAGGGGTCCAGCGGAGGAGCAGCCACGGCCCTCCACAGCGGCTCCTTCCCCTGGCGGCCCGGCCCGGGCTCCTCCTTACCGAGAGCCTCCGTGGGGCGGCCCCGCCACGGCCCCCTACAGCCTAGAAACACTGAAGGGCGGCACCATCCTTGGCACTCGGAGTTTGAAAGGGATGAGTTGCTGTCTTTTCGGGAGGCTCGCTAGCTGCGACGTGTGCCTGGAGCATCCTTCGGTGTCTCGCTACCACGCTGTGCTGCAGCACAGGGTGTCCGGTCCCGAGGCAGAATGCGACGGCCACGGGCCTGGCTTCTACCTCTACGATTTGGGAAGCACCCATGGCACTTTTCTTAACAAAACCCGCATCCCCCCCCGCACCTATTGTCGGGTCCACGTCGGGCATGTTCTTCGCTTTGGAGGCAGCACCCGGCTCTTTGTTTTTCAG GGACCAGAGGAAGACCGAGAGGCAGAATCTGAGTTGACAGTAACGCAATTGAAGGAATTGCGCAAGCAgcaacaaatgatgttggaaaagAAGATGCTGGGAGAAGACTCAGATGAAGAAGAGGAAACGGATACagctgaaagaaagagaaatactagTAGTCAAGATGATGAAATGGGCTGCACCTGGGGAATGG GAGAAGATGCTGTAGAGGATGAGGCTGAAGAGAACCCCATTGTCTTAGAGTTTCAGCAGGAAAGAGAGGCCTTTTATATAAAGGATCCAAAAAAGGCTCTCCAAGGTTTTTTTGACCGAGAAG GAGAAGAATTAGAATATGAATTTGATGAACAGGGTCATAGCACTTGGCTTTGCAGGGTGAG ATTACCTGTGGATGATTCAACTGGAAAACAGCTAGTGGCTGAGGCTATtcactcaggaaagaaaaaagaggcaatGATCCAGTGCTCACTGGAAGCTTGTCGAATCCTTGATACTTTGGGATTGCTGCGTCAGGAGGCAG TATCTCGGAAAAGGAAAGCCAAGAACTGGGAAGATGAAGACTTTTATGATAGTGATGATGACACGTTTCTTGATCGGACTGGCCTGGTTGAAAAGAAGCGTCTGAACCGAATGAAGAAGGCTGGGAAGATTGATGAGAAGCCAGAGACCTTCGAATCATTG GTTGCAAAGTTAAATGATGCTGAAAAGGAACTCTCTGAAATTTCTGAGAGACTGAAAGCCTCCGGCACAG CTCTGTCAGAGTCACCATCTCAGGACTCTTTAGATGCGTTCATGTCAGAAATGAAATCAGGGAGTGCATTAGATGGTGTGTCCCGGAAGAAACTTCACCTGAGAACTTTTGAACTGAGAAAAGAACAGCAGAGACTTAAAGGGTTGATAAAAATTGTAAAGCCAGCAGAGATCCCAGAACTAAAAAA AACTGAAAGTCAGGCtacagatggagaaaacaaaGCTAAAAAGCTTACACTGCCTCTCTTTGGTGCCATGAAAGGAGGAagcaaattcaaattaaaaactgGAACAATAGGG AAGTTACCCCCCAAGCGTCCAGAACTCCCTCCAACTCTAATGAGAATGAAGGATGAGCCTGAagtagaagaggaggaggaggaggaggaggaggaagagcaggaggagaaagaaaaggaggagcatgaaaagaagaaaatggaggcgGGGAGCAGTAGGCTGCAGCAGGAGATAGAGCCAGAAGGAGCAGTGCAGGAAACAGGTCCTCCCACAGATTTCACATgttctaaagaaacaaaaaatcatg AAAACATGTCTCAACTCAGCCAAGTGGAACAGGATAAAGGTTACCAAGAGATTAGTGAGACAGCTGCATCGTGTGAGGAACCCTCAG CATCAAAGAATGAATATGAGAAAAGAAGAGAtgaattgaagaaaaagaaagctcctGGTCTAGGCAAA CTTCCACTGACACTTTCCTCCAACTATCCAGAAGATGATCCAGATTACTGTGTGTGGGTCCCACCTGAAG
- the SUPT7L gene encoding STAGA complex 65 subunit gamma, with amino-acid sequence MLRYWGEIPISSSQTNRSSFDLLPREFRLVEVHDPPLHQPSANKPKPPTMLDIPSEPCSLTIHTIQLIQHNRRLRNLIATAQAQNQQQTEGVKTEESEPLPSCPGSPPLPDDLLPLDCKNPSAPFHIRHSDPESDFYRGKGEPVTELSWHSCRQLLYQAVATILAHAGFECANESVLETLTDVAHEYCLKFTKLLRFAVDQEARLGQTPFPDVMEQVFHEVGIGSVLSLQKFWQHRIKDYHSYMLQISKQLSEEYERIVNPEKATEDTKPVKIKEEPVSDITFPVSEELEADLASGDQSLPMGVLGAQSERFPSNLEVEASPQASSTEVNASLLWNLAHVKMEPQESEEGNVSGHGVLGSDVFEEPMSGMSEAGIPQSPDDSDSSYGSHSTDSLMGSSPVFNQRCKKRMRKI; translated from the exons ATGTTGAGATACTGGGGAGAGATACCAATCTCATCAAGCCAGACCAACAGAAGTTCCTTTGACTTGCTCCCTCGGGAGTTCCGACTGGTAGAAGTCCATGACCCACCCCTGCACCAACCCTCAGCCAACAAGCCCAAGCCCCCCACTATGTTGGATATCCCCTCAGAGCCATGCAGCCTCACCATCCATACCATTCAGCTGATCCAGCACAACCGACGTCTGCGTAACCTCATTGCCACAGCTCAGGCCCAGAACCAGCAACAGACGGAAGGTGTAAAGACCGAAGAGAGTGAGCCTCTTCCGTCCTGCCCTGGGTCACCTCCTCTTCCTGATGACCTCCTTCCTTTAGATTGTAAGAATCCCAGCGCCCCATTCCACATCCGGCACAGTGACCCAGAGAGTGACTTTTATCG TGGAAAAGGGGAACCTGTGACTGAACTCAGCTGGCACTCCTGCCGGCAGCTCCTCTACCAGGCAGTGGCCACAATCCTAGCCCACGCAGGCTTTGAGTGTGCTAACGAAAGTGTCCTGGAGACCCTAACTGATGTGGCACACGAGTATTGTCTTAAGTTCACCAAGTTGCTGCGCTTTGCTGTGGATCAGGAGGCCCGGCTGGGGCAGACTCCCTTCCCCGACGTGATGGAGCAGGTTTTCCATGAAGTGGGCATTGGCAGCGTGCTCTCCCTCCAGAAGTTCTGGCAGCACCGCATCAAGGACTATCACAGTTACATGCTGCAG ATTAGTAAGCAGCTCTCTGAAGAGTACGAAAGGATTGTCAATCCTGAGAAGGCCACAGAGGACACTAAACCTGTAAAGATCAAGGAGGAACCTGTGAGCGACATCACCTTCCCTGTCAGTGAGGAACTGGAGGCTGACCTTGCTTCTGGAGACCAGTCACTGCCCATGGGAGTCCTTGGGGCTCAGAGTGAACGCTTCCCATCTAACCTGGAGGTCGAGGCTTCACCACAGGCTTCAA GTACAGAAGTAAATGCTTCACTTCTTTGGAACTTGGCCCACGTGAAAATGGAGCCGCAAGAGAGTGAAGAAGGCAACGTCTCTGGGCATGGCGtgctgggcagcgatgtgttcgaGGAGCCcatgtcaggcatgagtgaagcTGGTATCCCCCAGAGCCCTGATGACTCAGACAGCAGCTACGGCTCCCACTCCACTGACAGCCTCATGGGGTCCTCCCCTGTTTTCAACCAGCGCTGTAAAAAGAGGATGAGGAAAATATAA